In Deinococcus maricopensis DSM 21211, one genomic interval encodes:
- a CDS encoding PTS fructose-like transporter subunit IIB has translation MARIVAVTACPTGIAHTFMAAEALTRAAQSAGHDIHVEAQGAAGAGTPLSAADIARADVVILAADTHVNRDRFAGKRVVDARTADAIRDAAGVLNRALGEATPVAAPTSAPSSGSLRIVGITACPTGIAHTFMAAEGLENGAKALGHHVRVETQGSVGAGNALTPEEVANADLVIIAADTNVDLSRFAGKRVYQTGTKPAIHNGQQLVQTALAEAKPHGATPTYADAIQDAKAARPGVGGIYKDLMTGVSHMLPLVVAGGLLIALAFAIGSFQYGDQGIFIYDEKYAGTLGYNLFQIGAKGAFGLFVPVLAGYIAYSIADRPGLAPGLVGGFLAGTTGSGFLGGIAAGFIAGYLVKWLNRSIRLPRTLEGLKPTLLLPLLGTLGVGLLMIYVVGTPVAAALKGMTAWLQGLGQSSAGLLGAVLGGMMAFDMGGPINKAAYTFSTGLLGNNVYGPIAATMAAGMTPPLAIALATTLFKNRFTPDEREAGKAAAVLGISFITEGAIPFAARDPLRVIPAMVAGSALAGAISMAAGCQLRAPHGGIFVMFIPNAVTHVGMYAVAIIAGTILSTVLLGVLKKPLVSATPAPVASPDTTPNAVD, from the coding sequence ATGGCCCGAATCGTCGCCGTCACCGCGTGCCCCACGGGTATCGCCCACACCTTCATGGCCGCCGAGGCGCTCACCCGCGCCGCCCAGAGCGCCGGACACGACATTCACGTCGAAGCGCAGGGGGCTGCAGGCGCCGGCACGCCCCTGAGCGCCGCCGACATCGCGCGCGCCGACGTGGTCATCCTCGCAGCCGACACCCACGTGAACCGCGACCGCTTCGCCGGGAAACGCGTCGTGGACGCCCGCACCGCCGACGCCATCCGGGACGCCGCAGGGGTACTGAACCGCGCGCTCGGGGAAGCGACCCCCGTCGCCGCGCCCACGTCGGCGCCCAGCAGCGGCAGCCTGCGCATCGTCGGCATCACCGCGTGCCCCACCGGCATCGCGCATACCTTCATGGCCGCCGAAGGCCTCGAGAACGGCGCGAAAGCGCTCGGCCACCACGTCCGCGTCGAAACGCAGGGGTCCGTGGGCGCCGGTAACGCCCTCACGCCCGAGGAGGTCGCGAACGCCGACCTCGTCATCATCGCCGCCGACACGAACGTGGACCTCAGCCGCTTCGCCGGGAAGCGCGTGTACCAGACCGGCACGAAGCCCGCCATCCACAACGGCCAGCAGCTCGTGCAGACGGCCCTCGCCGAAGCGAAACCCCACGGCGCGACCCCCACCTACGCGGACGCCATCCAGGACGCCAAAGCGGCCCGCCCCGGCGTGGGCGGCATCTACAAGGACCTCATGACGGGCGTGTCGCACATGCTGCCGCTCGTCGTCGCCGGCGGCCTGCTCATCGCCCTCGCGTTCGCCATCGGGTCCTTCCAGTACGGCGACCAGGGCATCTTCATCTACGACGAGAAGTACGCCGGCACCCTCGGCTACAACCTCTTCCAGATCGGCGCGAAAGGCGCGTTCGGGCTGTTCGTGCCCGTCCTCGCCGGGTACATCGCGTACTCCATCGCCGACCGGCCCGGCCTCGCTCCCGGCCTCGTCGGCGGGTTCCTCGCCGGCACGACCGGCAGCGGCTTCCTGGGCGGCATCGCGGCGGGCTTCATCGCCGGGTACCTCGTGAAGTGGCTGAACCGCAGCATCCGCCTGCCCCGCACCCTTGAGGGCCTCAAACCGACCCTGCTGCTCCCGCTGCTCGGCACGCTCGGCGTGGGCCTCCTGATGATCTACGTCGTCGGCACGCCCGTCGCCGCGGCCCTCAAAGGCATGACCGCGTGGCTGCAGGGCCTCGGGCAGAGCAGCGCCGGCCTGCTCGGCGCGGTCCTCGGCGGCATGATGGCGTTCGACATGGGCGGCCCCATCAACAAGGCCGCGTACACCTTCTCCACCGGCCTGCTCGGCAACAACGTCTACGGCCCGATTGCAGCCACCATGGCCGCCGGCATGACGCCGCCCCTGGCGATCGCGCTCGCCACGACGCTGTTCAAGAACCGCTTCACGCCCGACGAACGCGAAGCCGGCAAGGCCGCCGCGGTGCTCGGCATCAGCTTCATCACCGAAGGCGCCATTCCGTTCGCGGCGCGCGACCCGCTGCGCGTCATCCCGGCGATGGTGGCCGGCTCGGCCCTGGCGGGCGCCATCAGCATGGCCGCTGGGTGCCAGCTGCGCGCCCCGCACGGCGGCATCTTCGTCATGTTCATCCCGAACGCCGTCACGCACGTCGGCATGTACGCCGTGGCGATCATCGCGGGGACCATCCTCAGCACGGTGCTGCTCGGCGTCCTGAAAAAACCCCTCGTGAGCGCGACTCCCGCGCCCGTGGCTTCGCCGGACACGACGCCCAACGCCGTAGACTGA
- the pfkB gene encoding 1-phosphofructokinase: MKVATVTLNPALDLTIRADGWRQGDVNTAQGAQFDAGGKGVNVASFLADAGMTVTATGLLGADNPERFEALLRDKGVRDAFIRVPGATRIGVKVVDELAQETTDLNLPGLTPNNEHLQALQGTLDALAEDHDVFVLAGSLPPGAPQDLYVQLTARLRAAGRTVALDTSGAALRAALQAGALPHLLKPNIHELKFALDRNLVSDADLLAAARTLIARGAELVAVSMGERGALLVTAAEAVMARPPRVAVKSTVGAGDAMLSGLVNARARALTLHDTARAATSFSLGAITRVGAHLPDPETLTAFARQVDVRNADHAQEV, from the coding sequence ATGAAGGTCGCCACCGTCACCCTGAACCCCGCCCTCGACCTCACCATCCGCGCGGACGGCTGGCGGCAGGGCGACGTGAACACCGCGCAGGGCGCGCAATTCGACGCGGGCGGCAAGGGCGTGAACGTCGCGTCGTTCCTCGCGGACGCCGGCATGACCGTCACCGCCACCGGCCTGCTCGGCGCCGACAATCCGGAGCGCTTCGAGGCCCTCCTGCGCGACAAGGGCGTCCGCGACGCCTTCATCCGCGTGCCCGGCGCCACCCGCATCGGCGTGAAGGTCGTGGACGAACTCGCGCAGGAAACCACCGACCTGAATCTCCCCGGCCTCACCCCGAACAACGAGCACCTGCAGGCCCTCCAGGGCACCCTCGACGCCCTCGCGGAGGACCATGACGTGTTCGTCCTCGCGGGCAGCCTCCCGCCCGGCGCGCCGCAGGACCTCTATGTGCAGCTCACGGCCCGGCTCCGCGCCGCCGGACGCACCGTGGCGCTCGACACCAGCGGCGCGGCCCTGCGCGCGGCCCTGCAGGCGGGCGCCCTCCCGCACCTCCTGAAGCCCAACATTCACGAGCTGAAGTTCGCACTCGACCGCAACCTCGTGAGCGACGCGGACCTGCTCGCCGCCGCGCGCACCCTGATCGCGCGCGGCGCGGAACTCGTCGCGGTCAGCATGGGCGAACGCGGCGCGCTGCTCGTCACTGCTGCCGAAGCGGTAATGGCCCGCCCGCCACGCGTCGCCGTGAAAAGCACCGTCGGCGCCGGCGACGCCATGCTGTCCGGCCTCGTGAACGCCCGCGCGCGCGCCCTGACCCTGCACGACACCGCCCGCGCCGCCACCAGCTTCTCGCTCGGCGCCATCACCCGCGTCGGCGCGCACCTGCCCGACCCGGAAACCCTCACCGCATTCGCCCGGCAGGTGGACGTCCGCAACGCCGACCACGCCCAGGAGGTTTGA
- the ptsP gene encoding phosphoenolpyruvate--protein phosphotransferase: MLELSSNLVQLGAHTADKTQAIRDVAALLAHAGNIHPDYAEGMLDRERTANTYIGSGVAIPHGTPGTKHLVRHTGIAVLQVPAGVPWGDNGERAHLIVGIAAQGDEHIEVLRRLTRVLADPAQAEHLTRTTHAADIITALTGTAPADAPSPAPRDLPHALTVTLPNPMGMHARPASVLAKLAQASGTHVQIRVGDRTADASSIMQLLQLGARRGSELVLSTDAPGADATLTALRDAIARGLGDDLNAPLPSAAPTRRAPDWTPRTPTSTLEGLGASGGLAIGVTRQHRQQDLTVPEHGSDALTEGTHLDRALDATLRDLGALAADLRARGAADRAAIFDAHATLVQDPDLLRDATARILDGASAAHAVYTAGQDRAQAMARLDDPTLAARAADLSDVTRRVVRHLLGVEPQTPMQAGAPVVLLAPDLAPGDTATLDPQQVLALCTAQGGPTSHTAIIARGLGLPAVVGAGDALLTVPDGTPCIVDGDAGFVYLNPSDADLASAREHQAAQHRAAQAARAARHQRATTLDGHTVEVAANINRANAAPAALDAGAEGVGLMRTEFLFLEADSAPSEDDQYAAYLAMSEALGEHPLIIRTLDIGGDKDVPYLGLQREDNSFLGLRGIRLCFERPDLFLPQLRAIYRAARDGGRNIRVMFPMIATPAEFRRARNIAEQVRTELGAPEVPLGLMIEVPSAALTADELARDADFFSIGTNDLTQYVLAMDRLHPVLARQADALHPAVLRAVDLTVRAARAHGRWVGVCGGAAGDEAGALVLAGLGVHELSVSTPQVPTVKAALRTQRLADLQVLAQRALAANDAAEVRGLVADVLNAAQVQA; this comes from the coding sequence ATGCTCGAACTCTCCTCGAACCTCGTGCAGCTCGGCGCGCACACCGCCGACAAAACCCAGGCGATCCGCGACGTCGCCGCCCTCCTCGCCCACGCCGGGAACATCCACCCCGACTACGCCGAAGGCATGCTCGACCGCGAACGCACCGCCAATACCTACATCGGCAGCGGCGTCGCCATTCCCCACGGCACCCCCGGCACCAAACACCTCGTCCGCCACACCGGCATCGCTGTCCTCCAGGTGCCCGCCGGCGTCCCCTGGGGCGACAACGGCGAACGCGCGCACCTGATCGTCGGGATCGCCGCGCAGGGCGACGAACACATCGAAGTCCTCCGCCGACTCACTCGCGTCCTCGCCGATCCTGCCCAGGCCGAACACCTCACGCGCACCACCCACGCCGCCGACATCATCACCGCCCTCACCGGCACCGCCCCCGCCGACGCGCCCTCCCCGGCGCCCCGCGACCTGCCGCACGCGCTGACCGTCACCCTCCCCAACCCCATGGGCATGCACGCCCGTCCCGCCAGCGTCCTCGCCAAACTCGCGCAGGCGAGTGGGACCCACGTGCAGATCCGCGTCGGCGACCGCACCGCCGACGCCAGCAGCATCATGCAACTCCTGCAGCTCGGCGCGCGCCGCGGCAGCGAACTGGTCCTCAGCACCGACGCGCCCGGCGCGGACGCCACCCTCACCGCCCTCCGCGACGCCATCGCCCGAGGCCTCGGCGACGACCTCAACGCGCCGCTCCCGAGCGCCGCACCCACCCGCCGCGCGCCCGACTGGACCCCGCGCACCCCGACCAGCACCCTCGAAGGCCTCGGCGCGTCCGGCGGCCTCGCCATCGGCGTCACCCGCCAGCACCGCCAGCAGGACCTGACCGTCCCCGAACACGGCAGCGACGCCCTTACCGAAGGCACCCACCTTGACCGCGCCCTGGACGCGACCCTCCGCGACCTTGGCGCGCTCGCCGCCGACCTGCGCGCGCGCGGCGCCGCCGACCGCGCCGCCATCTTCGACGCGCACGCCACGCTCGTGCAGGACCCGGACCTCCTCCGCGACGCCACCGCCCGCATCCTCGATGGCGCCAGCGCTGCCCACGCCGTGTACACCGCCGGGCAGGACCGCGCGCAGGCCATGGCCCGCCTCGACGACCCGACCCTCGCCGCGCGCGCCGCCGACCTCAGCGACGTCACCCGCCGCGTCGTCCGCCACCTCCTCGGCGTCGAACCCCAGACGCCCATGCAGGCGGGCGCGCCGGTCGTGCTGCTCGCCCCGGACCTCGCGCCCGGCGACACCGCCACCCTCGACCCGCAGCAGGTGCTCGCGCTGTGCACCGCGCAGGGCGGCCCCACCTCGCACACCGCCATCATCGCGCGCGGCCTCGGCCTGCCCGCCGTCGTCGGCGCCGGCGACGCCCTGCTCACCGTGCCCGACGGCACCCCCTGCATCGTGGACGGCGACGCCGGGTTCGTGTACCTCAACCCCAGCGACGCCGACCTCGCCTCCGCCCGCGAACACCAGGCCGCGCAGCACCGCGCCGCGCAGGCCGCCCGCGCCGCCCGCCACCAGCGCGCCACCACCCTCGACGGCCACACCGTCGAGGTCGCCGCGAACATCAACCGCGCGAACGCCGCGCCGGCCGCGCTCGACGCAGGCGCCGAAGGCGTCGGCCTGATGCGCACCGAATTCCTGTTCCTCGAAGCGGATAGCGCCCCGAGCGAAGACGACCAGTACGCCGCGTACCTCGCCATGAGCGAGGCGCTCGGCGAGCACCCCCTCATCATCCGCACGCTCGACATCGGCGGGGACAAGGACGTCCCGTACCTCGGCCTTCAGCGTGAGGATAACAGCTTCCTCGGCCTGCGCGGCATCCGCTTGTGCTTCGAACGCCCCGACCTGTTCCTCCCGCAACTGCGCGCCATCTACCGCGCCGCGCGCGACGGCGGCCGCAACATCCGCGTGATGTTCCCGATGATCGCCACGCCCGCCGAATTCCGCCGCGCCCGGAACATCGCCGAGCAGGTCCGCACGGAACTCGGCGCGCCCGAAGTGCCGCTCGGCCTGATGATCGAGGTGCCCAGCGCCGCCCTCACCGCCGACGAACTCGCCCGCGACGCGGATTTCTTCAGCATCGGCACGAACGACCTCACGCAGTACGTCCTCGCGATGGACCGCCTGCACCCCGTCCTCGCCCGCCAGGCAGACGCCCTGCACCCCGCCGTGCTGCGCGCCGTGGACCTTACCGTCCGCGCCGCCCGCGCGCACGGCCGGTGGGTGGGCGTGTGCGGCGGCGCCGCCGGTGATGAGGCGGGCGCGCTCGTCCTTGCCGGCCTCGGCGTGCACGAACTCAGCGTCAGCACCCCGCAGGTGCCCACCGTGAAAGCCGCGCTGCGCACCCAGCGCCTGGCGGACCTGCAGGTGCTCGCGCAACGCGCCCTCGCCGCGAACGACGCCGCGGAGGTGCGCGGCCTCGTCGCGGACGTCCTGAACGCCGCGCAGGTGCAGGCATGA
- a CDS encoding DeoR/GlpR family DNA-binding transcription regulator, which translates to MTQPLAEERHAQILSLLMQRGSCRTTEIVDRLGISGSTVRRDLDLLAERGLIRKVHGGAIINSQDQVYQERQTLGQREKERIGQLALTLLAPGQILYLDAGTTALQVALALKRTPALTRTLRVVTHGINVAYELNGECQLMVIGGENYGSTYSLVGPDALSIIERYSYDVFLVGCTSIDPARGLTNSNLIEAQQKTAIMARARQSVLIADHSKWNVPGFATFAALSDVRTWVTDAAPPDARTHFERAGVRVLDERPAQPPQP; encoded by the coding sequence ATGACCCAGCCGCTCGCCGAAGAACGCCACGCCCAGATCCTCAGCCTCCTGATGCAACGCGGCTCATGCCGCACCACCGAGATCGTCGACCGGCTGGGCATCAGCGGCAGCACCGTCCGGCGCGACCTCGACCTGCTCGCCGAACGCGGCCTGATCCGCAAAGTCCACGGCGGCGCCATCATCAACAGCCAGGACCAGGTGTACCAGGAGCGCCAGACCCTCGGGCAACGCGAGAAAGAACGCATCGGACAGCTCGCCCTCACGCTCCTCGCCCCCGGCCAGATCCTGTACCTCGACGCCGGCACCACCGCCCTGCAAGTCGCCCTCGCCCTCAAACGCACGCCCGCCCTCACGCGGACGCTGCGCGTCGTCACGCACGGCATCAACGTCGCGTACGAACTGAACGGCGAGTGCCAGTTGATGGTCATCGGCGGCGAAAACTACGGCAGCACCTACAGCCTCGTCGGCCCGGACGCCCTCTCCATCATCGAGCGCTACAGCTACGACGTGTTCCTCGTCGGATGCACCAGCATCGACCCGGCGCGCGGCCTCACCAACAGCAACCTCATCGAAGCGCAGCAGAAAACCGCCATCATGGCCCGCGCGCGCCAGAGCGTCCTGATCGCGGACCACAGCAAATGGAACGTCCCCGGCTTCGCGACGTTCGCCGCGCTGAGCGACGTGCGCACCTGGGTGACGGACGCCGCCCCACCCGACGCCCGCACGCACTTCGAGCGCGCCGGCGTGCGCGTCCTCGACGAACGCCCTGCCCAACCCCCACAACCCTGA
- a CDS encoding sensor histidine kinase: protein MSDDRFGLPAPPHHDAFTTLPAACFILSAQGRVQDVNPAGLALLGVTAEGVVGRAFSALIPTKSQAPVAALLARPVEGAGRQRVETQLLGPDGATLDVLLDVAAGAGDAPAWQVVATDVSAFKSAHRTLLDTTTTLDAQVQAQRVKIRALNEELEGIITSFLQQLNLPVARAVNFVSLLRKSVGDVDGVGGRALEQTERAIQAVFALSASLDRYMQGRRLRLRLRPVDLNVVLREVLKKERAAMADRKVDVVCEALPVVEGDSQALMLILEEYIANALKFTKLRETAQVHIVARETDTEYHIGVADNGAGFNMRQRDKLFRLFGRLHSTTTYEGSGIGLANVRRLCERVGGRCWAEGKVDVGATFWFAWPKRPTVLE from the coding sequence ATGAGTGATGATCGATTTGGACTTCCGGCTCCCCCACACCATGACGCGTTCACGACGCTGCCCGCCGCCTGCTTCATCCTGAGCGCGCAGGGTCGCGTGCAGGACGTCAACCCGGCCGGGCTGGCGTTGCTGGGCGTCACGGCTGAGGGCGTGGTGGGCCGGGCGTTCTCGGCGTTGATTCCCACGAAGTCGCAGGCGCCGGTGGCGGCGCTCCTGGCGCGGCCCGTCGAGGGGGCTGGCCGGCAGCGCGTGGAGACGCAACTGCTGGGCCCGGATGGGGCGACGCTGGACGTGCTTCTGGACGTGGCCGCCGGGGCGGGTGACGCGCCCGCGTGGCAGGTGGTCGCCACGGACGTGAGCGCGTTCAAGAGCGCGCACCGGACGTTGCTGGACACGACCACGACGCTGGACGCGCAGGTGCAGGCGCAACGCGTGAAGATCCGCGCCCTGAACGAGGAACTGGAGGGGATCATCACCAGCTTCCTGCAGCAGTTGAACCTACCGGTGGCGCGCGCCGTCAATTTCGTGTCCCTGCTGCGGAAGAGCGTCGGTGACGTGGACGGCGTGGGGGGGCGGGCGCTGGAGCAGACCGAGCGGGCCATTCAGGCGGTTTTCGCGCTGAGCGCGTCACTGGACCGGTACATGCAGGGCCGCCGGTTACGGCTGCGGTTGCGGCCGGTGGACCTGAACGTCGTGCTGCGTGAAGTGTTGAAAAAGGAGCGCGCGGCCATGGCGGACCGGAAGGTGGACGTGGTCTGTGAGGCCCTGCCGGTCGTGGAGGGCGACAGTCAGGCGCTTATGCTGATCCTCGAAGAGTACATCGCGAACGCCCTGAAGTTCACGAAGTTGCGGGAAACAGCGCAGGTCCATATCGTGGCGCGCGAAACGGACACGGAGTACCACATTGGCGTGGCCGACAACGGCGCCGGGTTCAACATGCGGCAGCGCGACAAGCTGTTCCGGCTGTTCGGGCGGTTGCATTCGACCACGACGTACGAGGGCAGCGGTATCGGCCTCGCGAACGTCCGCCGCTTGTGCGAGCGGGTGGGTGGGCGCTGCTGGGCGGAAGGCAAGGTGGATGTGGGCGCGACGTTCTGGTTCGCGTGGCCCAAGCGGCCCACCGTGCTGGAGTGA
- the sugE gene encoding quaternary ammonium compound efflux SMR transporter SugE, whose amino-acid sequence MAWTLLIIAGILEVGWAIGLKYTEGFTRVVPTLLTLGSMIASMSLLGVAAKTLPIGTAYGIWVGIGAVGAAVLGIVLFKEPATPARLAFLGMMIVAIVGLKATSGH is encoded by the coding sequence ATGGCGTGGACGCTGTTGATCATTGCGGGCATTCTGGAAGTCGGTTGGGCTATCGGGCTGAAGTACACCGAGGGGTTCACGCGGGTCGTGCCGACCCTGCTGACGCTCGGCAGCATGATTGCCAGCATGAGCCTGCTGGGCGTGGCCGCCAAGACACTGCCGATCGGCACGGCGTACGGCATCTGGGTGGGCATCGGCGCGGTCGGCGCGGCGGTCCTGGGCATCGTCCTGTTCAAGGAGCCGGCGACCCCTGCGCGCCTGGCCTTTCTCGGCATGATGATCGTCGCCATCGTGGGCCTCAAAGCCACCAGCGGTCACTGA
- a CDS encoding ATP-dependent helicase, with translation MKKLWFRSHPRPHPYAPDVTARYNPQVSPSDLLAQLNPNQAQAADHHTGPALVIAGAGSGKTRTLVYRIAHLIQHYDVHPGEILAVTFTNKAAAEMRERASHLVQGANQLWMSTFHSAGVRILRAYGEYIGLKRGFVIYDDDDQLDILKDLIGNVPGLGPDTNPRVLRSILDKAKSNLWTPGDLLRHPEPFISGIRKDAASEVYTRYEARKRAQNAIDFGDLITETVRLFKEVPGVLERVQDRALFIHVDEYQDTNKAQYELTRLLASRDRNLLVVGDPDQSIYRFRGADIQNILDFQKDYPDAKVYRLEHNYRSSARVLNLANKLIENNTERLEKVLRPVKDSGEPVLFHRANDHRGEGDFVAEQITLHHHRGIKFSDMAILYRTNAQSRVIEESLRRVNIPAKIVGGVGFYDRREIRDILSYARLSINPADDVALRRIIGRPRRGIGDTALAKLIEWANINKVPILVACHNAEQILERGANKAVEFANLMDAFSEAVEAYSPGAFLRYLIETSGYLDMLKAENNNEGQARIENLEELVNAAEEWAQDHEGTIADFLDDAALLSSVDDMRTKTENKDAPEDAVTLMTLHNAKGLEFPVVFIVGTEEGLLPSKNALIEPGGVEEERRLFYVGITRAMDRLYLTAAQNRMQYGKTNSTEDSRFLEELGQGFESVDQYGQVVEYTQKTWRDYRPTATRHMNTPTPTAVKGTSPLTSELAYRGGEKVKHPKFGDGQVLAVAGVGDKQEVTVHFASAGVKKLIVKFANLQKV, from the coding sequence ATGAAAAAGCTGTGGTTCCGGTCGCACCCCCGCCCACACCCTTACGCCCCGGACGTAACCGCGCGGTACAATCCCCAGGTGAGTCCCTCCGATCTTCTCGCGCAGCTCAACCCGAACCAGGCCCAGGCCGCCGACCACCACACCGGCCCCGCCCTGGTCATCGCGGGCGCCGGCAGCGGCAAAACACGCACCCTCGTGTACCGCATCGCGCACCTCATCCAGCACTACGACGTGCACCCCGGCGAGATCCTCGCCGTCACCTTCACCAACAAGGCCGCCGCCGAAATGCGCGAACGCGCCAGCCACCTCGTCCAAGGCGCCAACCAGCTCTGGATGAGCACCTTCCACAGCGCCGGCGTCCGCATCCTCCGCGCGTACGGCGAGTACATCGGCCTGAAACGCGGCTTCGTCATCTATGACGACGACGACCAACTCGACATCCTCAAGGACCTGATCGGCAACGTTCCCGGCCTCGGCCCGGATACCAACCCGCGCGTCCTGCGCAGCATCCTCGACAAAGCCAAAAGCAACCTCTGGACGCCCGGCGACCTGCTCCGCCACCCGGAGCCGTTCATCAGCGGCATCCGCAAGGACGCCGCCAGTGAGGTCTACACCCGCTACGAAGCCCGCAAACGCGCGCAGAACGCCATCGACTTCGGCGACCTCATCACCGAAACCGTCCGCCTGTTCAAGGAAGTCCCCGGCGTCCTCGAGCGCGTACAGGACCGCGCGCTCTTCATCCACGTCGACGAGTACCAGGACACCAACAAAGCCCAGTACGAACTCACGCGCCTGCTCGCGTCCCGCGACCGGAACCTCCTCGTCGTCGGCGACCCCGACCAGAGCATCTACCGCTTCCGCGGCGCCGACATCCAGAACATCCTCGACTTCCAGAAGGACTACCCGGACGCCAAGGTGTACCGCCTCGAGCACAACTACCGCTCCAGCGCCCGCGTCCTGAACCTCGCCAACAAACTCATCGAGAACAACACCGAACGCCTCGAGAAGGTCCTGCGGCCCGTCAAGGACTCCGGCGAGCCCGTCCTGTTCCACCGCGCCAACGACCACCGCGGCGAAGGCGACTTCGTCGCCGAGCAGATCACCCTGCACCACCACCGCGGCATCAAGTTCAGCGACATGGCCATCTTGTACCGCACGAACGCGCAGTCGCGCGTGATCGAGGAATCCCTGCGGCGCGTGAACATCCCCGCGAAAATCGTCGGCGGCGTCGGCTTCTACGACCGCCGCGAAATCCGCGACATCCTGTCATACGCGCGCCTCAGCATCAACCCCGCCGACGACGTCGCCCTGCGCCGCATCATCGGCCGGCCCCGCCGCGGCATCGGCGACACCGCCCTCGCGAAACTTATCGAATGGGCGAACATCAACAAGGTCCCCATCCTCGTCGCGTGCCACAACGCCGAACAGATCCTGGAGCGCGGCGCGAACAAAGCCGTGGAGTTCGCGAACCTCATGGACGCCTTCAGCGAAGCCGTCGAGGCGTACAGTCCCGGCGCGTTCCTGCGCTACCTCATCGAAACGAGCGGGTACCTCGACATGCTCAAGGCCGAGAACAACAACGAAGGCCAGGCGCGCATCGAGAACCTCGAGGAACTCGTGAACGCCGCCGAGGAGTGGGCGCAGGACCACGAGGGCACCATCGCCGACTTCCTCGACGACGCCGCGCTGCTCTCCAGCGTGGACGACATGCGCACCAAAACCGAGAACAAGGACGCCCCCGAGGACGCCGTCACCCTCATGACCCTCCACAACGCCAAAGGGCTGGAGTTCCCCGTCGTGTTCATCGTCGGCACCGAAGAGGGCCTGCTGCCCAGCAAGAACGCCCTTATCGAACCCGGCGGTGTGGAGGAGGAACGTCGGCTGTTCTACGTCGGCATCACGCGCGCCATGGACCGCCTGTACCTCACGGCCGCGCAGAACCGCATGCAGTACGGCAAAACGAACAGCACCGAGGACTCCCGCTTCCTGGAGGAACTCGGGCAGGGGTTCGAGAGCGTCGACCAGTACGGCCAGGTCGTCGAGTACACCCAGAAGACCTGGCGGGACTACCGCCCGACCGCCACGCGCCACATGAACACCCCCACGCCCACCGCCGTGAAAGGCACCAGCCCCCTCACCAGTGAACTCGCGTACCGCGGCGGCGAGAAGGTGAAGCACCCGAAATTCGGCGACGGGCAGGTCCTCGCAGTGGCCGGCGTCGGCGACAAGCAGGAAGTCACCGTGCACTTCGCGTCCGCCGGCGTGAAGAAACTGATCGTGAAGTTCGCGAACCTCCAGAAGGTGTAA
- a CDS encoding ferritin-like domain-containing protein, with the protein MSNSNISRRKALGTFGLVGAGAVLGACAPAMAVTPPKANLDATIFNFALNLEYLEAAFYLAAVGRLGELDAAGGSSAQVILPAGFNGKDGVGIASLSPEIRALANEIATDELAHVKAIRDKLGINAVAQPQIDLDASFKAAGKAASNGAITGFDPYANELFFLHGAFVFEDVGVTAYKGAARLLVDDKAGGNLENAAGILAVEAYHAGAIRTLLSQRRTQAAAAGLTVEQVVQAISNLRDNVDGPSDLDQGISPVGTGANAASNVVPTDVNGIAFSRTPRQVANIVLLDTTGKAATGGFFPKGLNGDFSAILAL; encoded by the coding sequence ATGTCGAACAGCAACATCAGCCGCCGTAAAGCCCTTGGAACGTTCGGTCTCGTCGGCGCGGGTGCCGTCCTGGGCGCCTGCGCGCCCGCGATGGCGGTCACGCCCCCCAAAGCGAACCTCGACGCGACCATCTTCAACTTCGCGCTGAACCTCGAGTACCTCGAAGCGGCGTTCTACCTCGCGGCGGTCGGTCGCCTGGGCGAACTCGACGCGGCGGGCGGCAGCAGCGCCCAGGTGATCCTCCCAGCGGGCTTCAACGGCAAGGACGGCGTGGGCATTGCGAGCCTCAGCCCCGAGATCCGCGCGCTCGCAAACGAGATCGCCACGGACGAACTCGCGCACGTGAAAGCCATTCGCGACAAGCTCGGCATCAACGCGGTCGCGCAGCCCCAGATTGACCTCGACGCGTCGTTCAAGGCGGCGGGCAAGGCGGCCTCCAACGGCGCCATCACCGGCTTCGACCCGTACGCGAACGAGCTGTTCTTCCTGCACGGCGCGTTCGTGTTCGAGGACGTCGGCGTGACGGCGTACAAGGGCGCGGCGCGCCTGCTGGTGGACGACAAAGCGGGCGGCAACCTCGAGAACGCGGCGGGCATCCTGGCGGTGGAGGCGTACCACGCGGGCGCCATCCGCACGCTGCTCAGCCAGCGCCGCACGCAGGCCGCCGCGGCGGGCCTGACCGTGGAGCAGGTCGTGCAGGCCATCAGCAACCTGCGCGACAACGTGGACGGCCCCAGTGACCTCGACCAGGGCATCTCCCCGGTGGGCACGGGCGCCAACGCCGCGTCGAACGTCGTCCCGACCGACGTGAATGGCATTGCGTTCAGCCGCACGCCCCGTCAGGTGGCGAACATCGTGCTGCTCGACACGACCGGCAAGGCGGCCACCGGTGGCTTCTTCCCGAAGGGCCTGAACGGCGACTTCAGCGCGATCCTCGCACTCTGA